One Patescibacteria group bacterium genomic region harbors:
- a CDS encoding sugar-transfer associated ATP-grasp domain-containing protein, giving the protein MGKVLGMNARNLVFIHPYNSGQAVKTANNKLATKEKLFAAGLPSAKLFGVIKNRKELFNFDWSSLPSSFVLKPNFGLGGGGIVILYGKDKQGHWISTGENVYDIADLQRHTSNILDGNFSLSNIPDIAYCEERLRLAEVFKNVSYQGVPDIRILVFNSVPVMAMLRLPTKQSDGKANLHLGGIGVGVDLVNGTTTFATAKQLGQISLHPDFNTPLSNIKIPDWDNILRISIEAAKAVGLGYAGVDIVLDKQYGPMILEVNAHPGLEIQNANRITLRDRLDRVAGLTITSATKGLSVCKQLFAKQDGESDLLNPVLGIYEPVTVQGKNAIAMPVRALIDTGLTSTTITKDTAIKLGFTEALAAIQTLQLPASVAVDRAQAAEDNFRTKILALQSDWVDVAAVRSEGQYLIRPKLPLAFDLGGRRLTSTVAVALDNKLSHPMVIGRRDLAGFLINPNRNKK; this is encoded by the coding sequence ATGGGCAAGGTTCTCGGTATGAATGCCAGAAACTTGGTATTCATCCACCCATACAACAGTGGTCAGGCCGTCAAAACGGCTAATAACAAATTGGCCACAAAAGAAAAATTATTTGCCGCCGGTTTGCCTTCGGCTAAGTTATTCGGCGTTATTAAAAATCGTAAAGAATTATTTAATTTTGATTGGTCAAGTTTACCGAGCAGCTTTGTTTTGAAACCAAACTTCGGTTTGGGTGGTGGTGGTATTGTGATTCTCTATGGCAAAGATAAACAAGGCCACTGGATTAGTACCGGCGAAAACGTTTATGATATTGCCGATTTACAGCGGCATACCAGTAATATTTTAGATGGTAACTTTTCTTTATCGAATATTCCTGATATCGCCTACTGTGAAGAGCGGTTACGGTTAGCTGAGGTATTTAAAAATGTCTCATATCAAGGGGTACCGGATATTCGAATATTAGTGTTTAACTCAGTTCCAGTTATGGCCATGCTGCGGCTACCGACCAAGCAATCTGACGGAAAAGCTAATTTGCATTTAGGTGGCATTGGCGTTGGAGTTGATTTAGTTAATGGCACGACCACCTTTGCGACAGCTAAACAATTGGGGCAAATCAGTCTGCATCCAGATTTTAATACACCACTGAGTAATATTAAAATTCCAGATTGGGATAATATTCTGCGTATCAGCATTGAAGCAGCTAAGGCAGTTGGTTTAGGTTATGCGGGTGTTGATATTGTTTTAGATAAACAGTATGGGCCGATGATTTTAGAAGTTAATGCTCATCCTGGTTTAGAGATTCAAAATGCCAATCGGATTACCTTGCGTGATCGGCTTGACCGCGTGGCTGGCTTAACTATTACCAGTGCTACTAAAGGCTTGAGTGTTTGCAAACAGTTATTCGCCAAACAAGATGGTGAAAGCGATCTGTTGAATCCGGTCTTGGGAATTTATGAACCGGTTACAGTACAGGGTAAAAATGCTATAGCCATGCCGGTACGTGCCCTCATTGATACCGGTTTAACATCAACCACCATCACAAAAGATACCGCTATTAAATTAGGTTTTACGGAGGCACTGGCAGCTATACAAACCCTGCAGCTACCCGCTAGCGTGGCCGTTGATCGAGCTCAAGCCGCCGAAGATAATTTTCGCACTAAAATATTAGCCCTCCAGTCCGATTGGGTAGATGTGGCGGCGGTTCGGTCTGAGGGTCAATATCTTATTCGCCCTAAACTGCCGCTCGCTTTCGATTTAGGTGGTCGCCGTTTAACTAGTACCGTCGCGGTCGCTTTGGATAATAAATTATCTCATCCCATGGTGATTGGCCGCAGAGATCTAGCCGGTTTTTTGATTAACCCTAACCGTAATAAGAAATAA
- a CDS encoding transglycosylase domain-containing protein yields MDKTHPSKRREGFKGHVKKNWKKWLKRLVLIGLIGTALVVIAGIAVFAYFAKDLPSTEELQNRVIAESTKIYDRSGEHMLYETGRDVRRTYTKIDAISPYLKQATVALEDKNFYNHHGFDPLALLRSAGITLSSERRVGGSTITQQFVKLAIVGNESSLSRKIKELILAIEVERKYSKDQILEFYLNEASYGGINLGVAAGAQSYFEKSPADLTLAQAAFLAAIPQKPSRIDSGMEALLERKDFTLERMAEEGYITLEQADAAKLEPVDIKQTAAKKDAPHFVDYVITQLEDDFGSNFINQGLKVTTTLDYDKQAIAEQVITDGMVKVEKYGGSNAALVSLDAKTGQILAMVGSKDYYAADYDGQVNVATSLRQPGSSFKPIVYTTAFANGYNPNTALFDVETDFPTESGNYHPHNFSMGTSGPTTMRRALGQSLNIPAVKTLYLVGKDKVLDTADSLGYTTLGNRDTYGLALALGSGEVKLLEHTSAFATFAREGERHPTASILKVEDRTGKVLYEWTDSASQVVDKNAVKQLNSVLTDQGARSGFSALNISGKTIAGKTGTSQDFHDAWTLMYTPSFATGIWTGNNNNDAMDYMADGVIIAAPIANDYMSRILEGLPNESFTAPDAVKANKPVLSGAIGETVEKYVDKGTQHIIPDSCVNTYPAEFKVKKEFKEVHTILQYLRKEDPLGSAPDKPESDPMYSSWEKAIQAWAEGQSDYITEKTEYEDCNLRSADQSPTVTIISPASGDKLTSKTFLLAARINPGTNRSIKKVEYIIDNIPVDTKTSQPFTSTYVPTSLTTGNHSLTVRVTNDRDNVTSSTVSFSYSVGSTNTNTNNSNTNSNKNSNSNNTNSPSNKNSNTNKNTNGNKNAGN; encoded by the coding sequence ATGGATAAAACACACCCCAGTAAACGCCGAGAGGGATTTAAGGGACACGTGAAGAAAAACTGGAAAAAATGGTTAAAACGTTTAGTATTAATTGGACTAATTGGTACAGCCTTGGTGGTGATAGCCGGCATCGCTGTATTTGCCTATTTTGCCAAAGATCTACCCAGTACTGAAGAATTACAAAATCGCGTGATTGCTGAGAGTACAAAAATCTACGATCGCAGTGGTGAACACATGCTCTATGAAACCGGTCGTGACGTCCGGCGCACCTATACAAAAATTGATGCTATTTCACCTTATCTCAAACAGGCGACGGTGGCCTTGGAGGATAAGAATTTTTACAATCATCACGGTTTTGACCCATTGGCTTTGCTCCGCTCCGCCGGCATTACCTTATCTTCAGAACGTCGCGTTGGTGGATCAACTATCACTCAACAATTTGTTAAATTAGCTATTGTTGGTAACGAATCAAGCCTGTCGCGAAAAATAAAAGAGCTTATTTTGGCTATCGAGGTAGAACGTAAATACAGTAAAGATCAGATTTTGGAATTTTATTTAAACGAAGCGTCTTATGGTGGTATAAATTTAGGCGTGGCCGCTGGCGCCCAAAGTTATTTTGAAAAGAGTCCGGCTGACCTGACTTTGGCTCAAGCGGCTTTTTTGGCAGCCATACCACAAAAACCCAGCCGAATTGATTCTGGAATGGAGGCTTTGTTGGAACGGAAAGATTTCACTTTAGAGCGTATGGCCGAGGAAGGATACATCACCCTAGAACAGGCTGATGCCGCTAAGCTTGAACCAGTTGATATTAAGCAAACCGCCGCCAAAAAAGATGCCCCACATTTTGTTGATTATGTTATCACCCAACTAGAAGATGATTTTGGCAGTAACTTTATCAATCAAGGTCTCAAAGTAACCACCACCCTGGATTATGATAAACAGGCCATTGCTGAACAGGTTATTACCGATGGTATGGTCAAGGTTGAAAAATATGGTGGTAGCAACGCCGCGTTAGTTTCTCTTGATGCCAAGACGGGTCAAATATTAGCCATGGTTGGTTCAAAAGATTATTATGCTGCTGATTATGATGGACAAGTTAATGTCGCTACCAGCCTGCGCCAACCTGGTTCTTCCTTTAAGCCTATTGTCTATACCACCGCCTTTGCCAATGGTTACAATCCTAATACTGCTTTGTTTGATGTAGAAACTGATTTTCCAACTGAAAGCGGTAATTATCACCCACATAATTTCAGTATGGGTACTTCTGGTCCTACTACTATGCGTCGCGCTTTGGGGCAATCTCTCAATATCCCTGCCGTTAAAACTCTCTACTTGGTTGGCAAAGATAAAGTGCTCGATACCGCCGATAGTCTTGGTTATACCACATTGGGAAATCGCGATACTTATGGTTTGGCTTTAGCGCTAGGGAGTGGTGAAGTAAAATTATTAGAACACACCTCGGCTTTTGCCACCTTTGCTCGAGAAGGTGAGCGCCATCCCACAGCCAGTATTTTAAAAGTAGAAGATCGCACTGGTAAGGTGTTATATGAATGGACCGACTCTGCTTCTCAAGTGGTTGATAAAAATGCCGTTAAACAATTGAATAGTGTTTTAACCGACCAAGGCGCGCGCTCTGGTTTTTCGGCTTTAAATATATCTGGAAAAACGATTGCTGGTAAAACCGGCACCAGTCAAGATTTTCATGATGCTTGGACATTAATGTATACACCGTCGTTTGCCACGGGTATTTGGACGGGTAATAACAATAATGACGCGATGGATTATATGGCTGATGGTGTTATCATTGCCGCCCCAATTGCCAATGACTACATGAGTCGGATTCTTGAGGGTTTACCGAATGAATCTTTTACCGCCCCAGATGCGGTTAAGGCTAACAAGCCAGTTTTAAGCGGCGCAATTGGTGAGACAGTTGAAAAATATGTTGATAAGGGTACACAACATATTATTCCAGATAGTTGTGTGAACACATATCCAGCCGAGTTTAAAGTCAAGAAAGAGTTTAAAGAAGTACACACCATCTTACAGTATCTGCGCAAAGAAGACCCACTTGGTTCCGCACCAGACAAACCAGAGAGTGATCCAATGTATTCATCTTGGGAAAAGGCTATTCAAGCCTGGGCGGAAGGACAGTCAGATTATATTACAGAAAAAACCGAATATGAAGATTGTAATCTCCGCTCGGCTGATCAAAGCCCTACTGTTACTATAATTTCTCCGGCTAGTGGAGATAAACTGACTAGCAAAACATTTTTATTGGCGGCTAGAATTAATCCGGGCACAAATCGCAGTATAAAAAAAGTTGAATATATTATTGATAATATTCCAGTTGATACTAAAACCAGTCAACCTTTTACCAGCACTTATGTACCAACCTCTCTGACCACTGGTAATCATTCATTAACAGTTCGCGTAACAAACGACCGTGATAATGTTACTTCCAGTACCGTGTCGTTTTCTTACAGTGTTGGTAGCACCAACACTAACACAAATAATAGTAATACAAACAGTAACAAAAATTCAAACTCCAATAATACCAACTCACCTAGCAATAAGAACAGCAATACAAATAAAAACACGAACGGCAATAAAAATGCTGGCAATTAA
- the tyrS gene encoding tyrosine--tRNA ligase, with product MDILLERGVDTIYPSLKKLKEKLATGDKLTLYLGVDPTGALLHIGHTIPLRKLAQFQQAGHKVILLMGDFTAVIGDPTGKDKTRVPLTSGQILKNAETYKEQASKILDFNHPINPVEIRYNSTWLAKLTFTEVIKLAAHFTVQQMLERDMFERRIKHGQPISLHEFLYPLMQGYDSVAMDVDLEVGGTDQTFNMLAGRTLQREINQREKFVITVPLLADANGVKIGKSEGNVIAITAKPADLYGKIMALGDDVVEQCFELCTDLPMTEIKQIVQGNPKQAKMRLAREIVTIYHSAEAAAQAEQEFNTVFSKHGKPSDIPNKLIPNTTEPPAILVELALAENKSAAKRLFEQGGVKINDQKITDWKKPLVLKSGDVIQVGKRNFIAVYE from the coding sequence ATGGACATATTATTAGAAAGAGGCGTTGATACAATTTACCCATCACTAAAAAAACTCAAAGAAAAACTGGCCACTGGCGATAAACTTACCCTATATTTAGGAGTGGATCCAACCGGGGCATTATTACACATCGGTCATACAATACCTTTACGAAAACTAGCTCAATTTCAACAGGCGGGGCACAAAGTGATTTTATTAATGGGCGACTTTACGGCCGTTATTGGGGATCCGACTGGGAAAGATAAAACCCGTGTTCCTCTAACATCAGGGCAGATTTTAAAAAATGCCGAAACCTATAAAGAGCAAGCCAGTAAAATTTTAGATTTTAATCACCCAATCAATCCAGTTGAAATTCGTTATAACAGTACCTGGTTGGCCAAACTTACTTTCACTGAGGTTATAAAACTGGCCGCACATTTTACCGTGCAACAAATGTTAGAACGAGACATGTTTGAACGGCGCATTAAACATGGGCAGCCCATTTCACTGCATGAGTTTTTGTATCCTTTGATGCAGGGTTATGATTCTGTGGCGATGGATGTTGATTTAGAAGTTGGTGGGACAGATCAAACGTTTAATATGTTGGCCGGAAGAACTTTACAACGCGAAATCAATCAACGGGAAAAATTTGTTATCACCGTGCCGTTATTGGCTGATGCCAATGGAGTAAAAATCGGCAAGTCAGAAGGTAATGTGATTGCCATTACGGCTAAACCGGCCGATTTATATGGCAAAATTATGGCTTTAGGTGACGATGTAGTAGAACAGTGTTTTGAATTATGCACCGATCTACCCATGACTGAAATTAAACAAATTGTTCAAGGCAATCCGAAACAAGCCAAGATGAGATTAGCTCGTGAAATTGTTACTATTTATCATTCAGCTGAAGCCGCGGCGCAAGCTGAACAGGAATTTAACACAGTGTTTTCCAAACACGGTAAACCGAGTGACATACCAAACAAATTAATTCCAAACACTACTGAGCCACCGGCGATACTTGTGGAACTAGCTCTGGCCGAAAATAAATCTGCGGCGAAACGATTATTTGAACAAGGGGGAGTAAAAATAAATGATCAAAAAATAACCGATTGGAAAAAACCGTTAGTGTTAAAATCCGGCGATGTGATTCAAGTTGGAAAAAGAAATTTTATCGCAGTGTACGAATAA
- a CDS encoding 7TM domain-containing protein has protein sequence MSRYIILSALLYVPILTSAQTDSVVEEIITPAPLIANAGPDKNVAVGRNVLFDASASSGPSDSTLTYKWDFGDGQSFQGIDASHIYAQSGTYKANLTITSGDQTVRDDLLVSVAKDVVLLITDDSVSRDQARYYRQYAQRNGTLLVIVRPRNDSNLDYVLTRNIAEQLVSSETDISQAKVVIVWTAQNIGLDSLAELGRILNSSGSADTSGMISFAQKAIIQISDRPSSGALGRIAQTTYNALVPQYIMLTTPPALESILANPTVDQLVGGLQQENIDYQLIGRHSQRALEQITPFNFISYGVNYLINNGVGSDTIFLLLALPVVATLISFGRQVVGVKAFGIYVPTVMTLSFTITGLRYGVLAFLLLLGAATLARIAARRLRILYLPRMAIVLTIVSVTLFGALILSALYGETDILAISIFPILVMMTLTEKFVEVQIEQGNRQAIFLTAETLALAIISYLIITWDEFSTLLMGYPELILLTLVINIVLGRFSGLRVIEYFRFRKLFIGKQQP, from the coding sequence TGGCCGTGGGTCGAAACGTATTATTTGATGCATCCGCTTCCAGCGGCCCGAGTGATAGCACGTTAACCTATAAATGGGATTTTGGTGATGGCCAAAGCTTTCAAGGTATCGATGCGTCTCATATTTATGCTCAATCCGGTACATATAAAGCCAACTTAACTATTACCTCTGGCGATCAAACGGTACGAGATGATTTACTTGTTTCTGTCGCCAAAGATGTCGTTTTACTTATTACCGATGATAGCGTCAGTCGTGATCAGGCTAGATACTACCGCCAATATGCCCAACGTAATGGTACTTTGTTAGTAATAGTTCGGCCGCGCAATGATTCAAACTTAGATTACGTTCTAACCCGTAATATTGCTGAACAGTTAGTATCTTCTGAAACTGATATTTCTCAAGCCAAGGTGGTAATTGTCTGGACGGCGCAGAATATTGGATTAGATTCTCTCGCCGAGTTGGGTCGAATATTAAACAGTAGTGGCTCAGCTGATACGTCAGGCATGATTAGTTTTGCCCAAAAAGCCATCATCCAAATTAGTGATCGTCCTAGTAGTGGCGCTTTGGGCCGTATCGCCCAAACGACTTACAATGCGCTGGTACCACAGTACATAATGTTAACTACCCCGCCGGCTTTAGAATCTATTCTGGCTAACCCGACCGTTGACCAGTTGGTTGGAGGGCTACAACAAGAAAATATTGATTATCAATTGATCGGCCGTCATAGCCAACGCGCTTTGGAGCAGATTACACCGTTTAACTTTATTTCCTACGGTGTAAATTATTTGATCAACAATGGTGTCGGTTCGGACACAATATTTTTATTACTGGCTTTACCAGTGGTAGCGACATTGATTTCCTTTGGTCGGCAAGTGGTGGGAGTGAAGGCTTTTGGTATATATGTGCCCACCGTTATGACGCTATCTTTTACAATCACCGGATTAAGATATGGTGTTTTGGCATTTTTGCTGCTCTTGGGGGCCGCTACGCTAGCGCGGATCGCTGCGCGGCGGTTACGCATTTTGTATTTACCCCGTATGGCCATTGTTCTAACCATTGTCAGTGTAACTTTGTTCGGTGCCTTAATATTATCTGCCCTGTATGGTGAGACTGACATTTTAGCTATTTCTATTTTCCCGATCTTGGTGATGATGACGCTAACAGAAAAGTTTGTTGAAGTGCAAATTGAACAAGGTAATCGCCAAGCTATTTTTCTAACGGCCGAAACCTTAGCTCTGGCCATCATTAGTTATTTGATTATCACTTGGGATGAGTTCTCGACTTTGTTAATGGGTTATCCGGAATTGATTCTATTAACTTTAGTGATTAATATCGTGTTGGGTCGCTTCTCCGGTTTACGCGTCATCGAATACTTCCGCTTCCGCAAACTTTTTATTGGTAAACAACAACCCTAA
- a CDS encoding DUF4931 domain-containing protein — protein MKKLRAQIRKDYIQEKYVLIAPGRILRPNQFNDSSGDECPLVRPEDSRFSPHNIVHETMLLVVGGKKHWRVCVIKNGFPAVSPDNDQAYGEQELVIETPDPNTHLEDLPTKQVAEILECYARRTKSLAKNKRLRYVLIFKNAGGRAGASLCHSHSQIFATEFVPPHILDKSNRVQIHRSMFGDCIYCDVIKKEAVSARFVWADKNVIAFCPYASMHNYEVWILPKQHRDNITLLTHSERYSWANIMKKLLRTINHELHLPYNYYFHQLVADPDQHLYMKIIPRGSAWAGVEIGSGLIINPIPPEEAANFYRVHL, from the coding sequence ATGAAGAAGCTTAGGGCGCAAATTCGTAAAGATTACATCCAAGAAAAATATGTCTTAATTGCGCCGGGTCGAATTTTGCGTCCTAATCAATTCAATGATTCGTCTGGCGATGAGTGCCCGTTAGTGCGTCCGGAAGATAGTCGCTTTTCACCACACAATATTGTTCATGAAACCATGCTGCTGGTGGTTGGCGGAAAAAAACATTGGCGCGTGTGTGTTATTAAAAATGGCTTCCCGGCAGTTTCCCCGGATAATGATCAGGCTTATGGAGAACAGGAACTGGTAATTGAAACACCTGATCCAAACACTCATCTGGAAGATTTACCCACCAAACAAGTGGCTGAAATTCTGGAGTGTTATGCGCGCCGCACCAAAAGTTTAGCTAAAAATAAGCGTTTGCGTTATGTGTTGATTTTTAAGAATGCCGGTGGTCGAGCCGGAGCATCACTCTGTCACTCCCACTCACAAATTTTCGCGACAGAGTTTGTACCACCCCATATCTTAGATAAATCCAATCGTGTGCAAATTCATCGCTCCATGTTTGGAGATTGTATTTATTGTGACGTTATTAAGAAAGAGGCTGTCAGTGCTCGTTTTGTTTGGGCTGATAAAAATGTGATCGCCTTTTGCCCATATGCTTCCATGCATAATTACGAGGTTTGGATATTGCCTAAGCAGCACCGTGACAATATCACCCTACTAACGCATTCCGAGCGTTATTCATGGGCAAATATTATGAAGAAATTATTGCGCACCATTAATCATGAATTGCATTTACCGTACAATTATTATTTTCATCAATTAGTCGCCGACCCCGATCAACATCTCTACATGAAGATAATCCCACGTGGTTCGGCGTGGGCTGGCGTTGAAATCGGGTCTGGTTTAATTATAAATCCGATCCCACCGGAAGAAGCTGCGAACTTTTATAGAGTACATTTGTAA